A region of Nostoc sp. 'Peltigera membranacea cyanobiont' N6 DNA encodes the following proteins:
- a CDS encoding YebC/PmpR family DNA-binding transcriptional regulator, with translation MAGHSKWANIKRQKAVVDAKKGKTFTQLSWAIIVAARSGVPDPALNFQLRTAIDKAKAASIPNDNIERAIAKGAGTFGGDNAIFESIRYEGYGPSGVAILIEALTDNRNRTAADLRVAFSKNGGNLGETGCVSWMFDQKGVCLVQGAIDEERLLEASLEGNAESYEMTEDNMAEVFTDIGNLETLSQTLKNQGFKVTDAEFRWIPSNSVEVPDPDRVRSLFKLIDTLEGLDDVQNVTANFDIAEELMDISFS, from the coding sequence ATGGCAGGACATAGTAAATGGGCAAATATTAAGCGCCAAAAAGCCGTAGTAGATGCAAAAAAGGGTAAAACCTTCACTCAGTTATCGTGGGCGATTATCGTAGCGGCTAGAAGTGGCGTACCAGATCCGGCGCTAAATTTTCAACTTCGCACGGCAATTGACAAGGCAAAGGCAGCGAGTATCCCCAATGATAATATTGAACGAGCGATCGCTAAAGGTGCAGGCACTTTTGGGGGGGATAACGCTATCTTTGAATCGATTCGCTACGAAGGTTACGGCCCTAGTGGTGTAGCGATTTTAATTGAAGCCCTCACAGATAATCGCAATCGCACTGCTGCTGACTTACGTGTAGCTTTTAGTAAAAATGGTGGCAATCTTGGTGAAACAGGTTGCGTTAGCTGGATGTTCGATCAAAAAGGCGTTTGTCTAGTACAGGGTGCGATCGACGAAGAACGGCTTTTAGAAGCATCCCTTGAAGGCAATGCCGAGTCTTATGAGATGACTGAAGATAATATGGCTGAGGTTTTTACTGATATTGGCAATTTAGAAACCCTAAGTCAGACACTCAAAAATCAAGGCTTTAAGGTGACTGATGCCGAATTTCGCTGGATTCCTAGTAATAGTGTAGAAGTTCCCGATCCAGATCGGGTGCGATCGCTTTTCAAGTTAATTGATACTCTAGAAGGCTTGGATGATGTGCAAAATGTCACAGCTAATTTTGATATAGCAGAAGAATTGATGGATATCAGTTTTTCTTAA
- a CDS encoding FAD-dependent hydroxylase: protein MATQFEQISPQLTPPDLRGYEYDLVIVGGGIIGLTLASALKDSGLNILLIEAKVASMAVAKGQAYAVHQLSALIYQGIGVWDKILPQIAKYCRVRLSDADYPNVVEFTTDDIDTAELGYVAEHQALLQPLQEFVQDCPNVTYLCPAEVVNADYQQDIVAIDIKVADRLQTVRSKLLIAADGARSPIRQAAGIKTSGWKYWQSCIVAFVKPEKPHNNTAYERFWSSGPFAILPLPGNRCRIVWTAPHEEAKALCALDDEQFLAELTRRYGDQMGKLELLGDRFVFQVQLMQSDRYVLPRLALIGDAAHNCHPVGGQGLNLGIRDAAALAQVLQTAHQAGKDIGDIQILKGYERWRKLENLTILGFTDLLDRMFSNNFLPIVVVRRLGLWFLQRVPVLKVFMLKLMIGLKGRTPELAKR from the coding sequence ATGGCCACGCAGTTTGAGCAAATTTCCCCTCAACTAACACCGCCAGACTTGCGGGGATATGAATATGACTTGGTAATTGTCGGGGGTGGGATTATTGGGTTAACTCTAGCCTCTGCTTTAAAAGATTCTGGCTTGAATATCTTGCTGATTGAAGCAAAAGTGGCTTCAATGGCGGTAGCCAAGGGACAAGCCTATGCAGTTCATCAGCTTTCGGCGCTAATTTACCAAGGAATTGGAGTTTGGGACAAGATATTGCCTCAAATCGCCAAATATTGCCGAGTTCGTCTTTCTGATGCCGATTATCCCAATGTGGTGGAATTTACCACAGATGATATAGATACAGCAGAGTTGGGTTATGTGGCAGAACACCAAGCGCTGTTGCAGCCTTTGCAGGAATTTGTCCAAGATTGTCCAAATGTGACTTATTTATGTCCGGCTGAAGTGGTGAATGCGGATTATCAGCAGGATATAGTCGCGATCGATATAAAGGTTGCCGATCGCTTACAGACAGTTCGCAGCAAATTACTGATAGCAGCAGATGGGGCGCGATCGCCAATTCGTCAAGCTGCGGGAATCAAAACCTCTGGCTGGAAATATTGGCAGTCTTGCATCGTGGCATTTGTCAAACCAGAAAAACCGCACAATAACACCGCTTACGAAAGATTTTGGTCTAGCGGGCCATTTGCAATTTTACCTTTACCGGGGAACCGTTGCCGCATTGTGTGGACAGCCCCCCACGAAGAAGCAAAAGCTTTATGTGCCCTAGATGATGAGCAATTTTTGGCAGAACTTACGCGTCGTTATGGCGATCAGATGGGAAAATTGGAATTACTAGGCGATCGCTTTGTCTTTCAGGTACAACTCATGCAAAGCGATCGCTATGTTCTCCCCCGACTAGCATTAATTGGTGATGCGGCGCATAATTGCCATCCAGTGGGCGGACAAGGTTTAAATCTGGGGATTCGAGATGCAGCAGCTTTGGCGCAAGTTCTCCAAACAGCGCACCAAGCGGGTAAAGATATTGGTGATATTCAGATTCTCAAAGGTTATGAACGCTGGCGCAAGCTAGAGAATTTAACTATTTTAGGTTTCACCGACTTATTAGATCGGATGTTTTCTAATAACTTCTTACCTATAGTAGTGGTTCGTCGCTTGGGTTTATGGTTTTTACAGCGAGTCCCTGTATTAAAGGTGTTTATGCTGAAGTTGATGATTGGCTTGAAAGGACGAACTCCAGAATTGGCAAAACGCTAG
- a CDS encoding Uma2 family endonuclease, which yields MTQAIPKLVTFEEFVDWLPENRRVRYELHKGEIVEMAQPVGEHEEVKGFLARKVTVEFDRLDLPYFMPSQAIVRPPEKDSGYLPDVLVLNRANLANEKLWQKQSIVSLGASIPLAIEVVSTNWRDDYYLKYADYEEMGIPEYWIVDYAALGGRNLIGNPKQPTITVCNLVDGEYQISKFRDNAIIISQTFPELNLTPNQIFQAAVI from the coding sequence ATGACTCAAGCCATACCTAAGTTAGTAACCTTTGAGGAATTCGTCGATTGGCTACCCGAAAATCGACGAGTTCGCTATGAACTACATAAAGGAGAAATTGTTGAGATGGCACAACCAGTAGGGGAACACGAAGAAGTAAAGGGTTTTTTAGCAAGAAAAGTAACAGTTGAATTTGACCGATTAGACCTCCCCTACTTCATGCCCAGCCAAGCTATAGTTAGACCTCCTGAAAAAGATTCTGGTTATCTCCCAGATGTGTTGGTGCTAAATCGTGCAAATCTGGCAAACGAAAAATTATGGCAAAAACAATCTATCGTAAGTTTGGGTGCATCGATCCCTTTGGCTATAGAGGTTGTATCAACTAACTGGCGGGACGATTACTATTTAAAATACGCTGACTATGAAGAGATGGGTATCCCAGAATACTGGATTGTCGATTATGCCGCCTTGGGTGGACGTAATTTGATCGGCAATCCCAAACAACCGACAATCACCGTTTGTAACTTGGTTGATGGGGAATATCAGATAAGTAAGTTTCGAGATAATGCGATTATTATCTCCCAAACCTTTCCCGAATTGAATCTCACCCCAAACCAGATTTTTCAAGCTGCTGTCATCTAG
- a CDS encoding REP-associated tyrosine transposase, with translation MTNYRRIRIESGTYFFTQVTHQRQPWLCTDVARLLLRSAFLKVREKYPFAIDAIVLLPDHIHCIWTLPPNDSDYATRWRLIKSDVTKQGASGLRLQANRSESRHKRRESNLWQRRFWEHWIRDDVDFARHCDYIHYNPVQHGLCQRAMDWKYSSFHRYLAQGIYSVDWGMKEELMPLLEVWDR, from the coding sequence ATGACCAACTACCGCAGAATCAGGATTGAGAGCGGCACTTACTTCTTTACCCAGGTAACACATCAAAGACAACCGTGGCTTTGCACCGATGTTGCACGTCTTTTGCTGCGCTCGGCATTTCTCAAGGTTCGTGAAAAATATCCGTTTGCGATCGATGCCATTGTGTTGTTACCTGATCACATCCACTGCATCTGGACTCTACCACCTAATGATAGTGATTATGCAACTCGTTGGCGATTGATTAAAAGCGATGTCACCAAGCAAGGAGCATCTGGTCTACGGTTGCAGGCAAACCGGAGTGAATCACGGCACAAACGCAGAGAGAGCAATCTTTGGCAGCGACGATTTTGGGAACATTGGATTCGAGATGATGTTGATTTTGCGCGGCATTGTGATTATATCCATTACAATCCAGTACAACATGGGTTATGTCAGCGAGCAATGGATTGGAAGTATTCAAGTTTTCACCGATATTTAGCACAGGGTATTTATTCGGTTGATTGGGGAATGAAGGAGGAATTGATGCCCTTATTAGAGGTTTGGGATCGGTGA
- a CDS encoding tetratricopeptide repeat protein, which translates to MSARMGMFEDALSLYDRAITIDDGNPIYYNNRAAALKRLGRLQEAIKQYEEIILRDRAIAALVDWIEIK; encoded by the coding sequence ATAAGCGCTAGAATGGGCATGTTTGAAGATGCTCTGTCTCTTTACGATCGAGCTATCACTATTGATGATGGCAACCCAATTTACTACAACAATCGTGCTGCTGCGCTTAAGAGGCTCGGTAGGCTTCAAGAAGCGATAAAGCAATATGAAGAAATCATCCTACGAGATCGGGCGATCGCTGCTCTTGTAGATTGGATTGAGATAAAGTAG
- a CDS encoding type II toxin-antitoxin system VapC family toxin: MKFLLDTHTLLWYLLGDPNLAIKVKDIIDTKDNLYFSIVSLWEIAIKINIGKLKIHRSIEDLFKELQYINIQILPIIDKDIELYSKLNFPSNHRDPFDRMLIVQAINHSLVVISKDVKFDGYPIQRLWD, encoded by the coding sequence ATGAAATTTCTTTTGGATACTCATACTTTGCTGTGGTATTTACTAGGCGATCCCAACCTAGCAATTAAAGTTAAGGATATTATTGATACAAAAGACAACTTGTATTTCAGTATTGTTAGCCTTTGGGAAATTGCTATTAAAATTAATATAGGCAAGTTAAAAATTCATCGTTCAATTGAAGATTTATTTAAAGAATTACAATATATAAATATTCAAATCTTGCCTATTATAGATAAGGATATTGAGTTATATTCAAAGCTAAATTTTCCATCAAATCATCGCGATCCATTTGATAGAATGTTAATTGTTCAAGCCATAAATCACTCTCTTGTTGTGATTAGCAAAGATGTCAAGTTTGATGGTTATCCCATTCAAAGGCTATGGGATTGA
- the vapB gene encoding type II toxin-antitoxin system VapB family antitoxin: protein MNTELALWKVFISLPESLKTELLHYAEYLREKYPHNQHNQQSQEKIETVRGYGSWANKIIMSDDFDEPLEDLAEYM, encoded by the coding sequence ATGAATACTGAGCTAGCTTTATGGAAAGTCTTTATTAGTCTGCCGGAATCTCTCAAGACAGAACTATTGCATTATGCAGAATATTTGCGAGAAAAGTATCCACATAATCAACATAATCAACAATCTCAGGAAAAGATAGAAACTGTTCGTGGTTATGGTAGTTGGGCAAATAAAATCATTATGTCAGATGATTTCGATGAACCATTAGAAGATTTAGCAGAATATATGTAA
- a CDS encoding lytic transglycosylase domain-containing protein — translation MLKKLQKKQISIIAGAALFAFLAGAMVSAPQIGKTVGQWLKVGKNQTQQTSDASIAQSAVFPLISQSLPERAAKLAAIAGQSPSPDRNRARYLLASDYIERTQGQKALALLQGLEKDYPILAPYILLKQAQAQDILGADGKASDLRQSVLKQYPKEAASVKALYLIAQPKQQEIAIAQFPSNPLTWEIIRKRLQENPNQPKLQLILATYAYDQPGIVGVLDRLVKQPTLKPEDWELIGTSYWENSQFPKAANAYAKAPKTSRNLYRTARGLQVGGKDKETAIATYKQLVQQFPNTEETGTALLRLAETAKTGKDGLPYLDRVISKFPKQAGTALVQKAKILETLKDQKSASAAWQLLIAKYGNSDEAAEYRWKIAQDKAKAKDYVGAWQWAEPIVTNNPNSILAPRAGFWVGKWAASLGKQQESQTAYNYVISQFPYSYYAWRAANMQGLNVGNFDNVRVMNPEVIAPQRSLPPAGSETFKELYLLGQDRDAWLQWETEFQNKIQPTVAEQFTEGLMRQAKGENLIGIDKISKLEDREIPAELAQYQTLSKQIAYWQARYPFPYLRETEKWSIERKLNPLLVTALMRQESRFEPKIKSVADATGLMQLLPSTAKWIAPQIKVDIKTINLENPNDNIMLGTWYLDHTHQQYNNNSLLAIASYNAGPGNVSKWLQTLTTQDPDEFVEQIPFDETKNYVRQVFGNYWNYLRLYNPEISGVVAKYSTTHPKLPAQ, via the coding sequence ATGCTGAAGAAACTACAGAAAAAGCAAATTTCGATCATTGCAGGTGCGGCACTGTTTGCCTTTTTAGCTGGGGCGATGGTATCAGCACCTCAGATTGGTAAAACTGTTGGGCAATGGCTCAAAGTGGGTAAGAATCAGACACAGCAAACATCTGATGCTAGCATTGCCCAATCAGCCGTCTTTCCACTGATATCACAATCTCTGCCAGAACGGGCGGCAAAACTAGCAGCGATCGCCGGACAGTCGCCTTCGCCAGACCGAAATCGCGCTCGTTATCTTTTGGCGAGTGATTACATTGAAAGAACCCAAGGGCAAAAAGCGCTGGCTTTACTCCAAGGATTGGAGAAAGACTATCCTATCCTCGCGCCCTACATTTTGCTGAAACAGGCCCAGGCACAGGATATCCTGGGCGCAGACGGCAAAGCCTCGGATCTCAGACAAAGTGTGCTGAAACAGTATCCTAAAGAAGCCGCTTCGGTAAAAGCACTATATCTAATTGCCCAACCGAAGCAACAAGAAATAGCGATCGCTCAATTTCCTTCTAATCCTCTAACTTGGGAAATTATTCGCAAACGCTTGCAAGAAAATCCCAATCAGCCAAAATTACAATTGATTTTGGCAACTTATGCTTACGATCAACCAGGCATAGTGGGCGTTTTGGATCGGCTAGTAAAACAGCCTACCCTCAAACCCGAAGACTGGGAACTCATTGGTACCAGCTATTGGGAAAATAGTCAATTTCCGAAAGCGGCGAATGCTTATGCCAAAGCACCCAAAACATCGCGCAACCTCTACCGGACTGCACGAGGGTTACAAGTAGGAGGCAAAGATAAAGAAACAGCGATCGCTACCTATAAACAATTAGTGCAGCAATTTCCCAATACCGAGGAAACTGGGACTGCACTACTGCGATTAGCAGAAACCGCAAAGACAGGTAAAGATGGCTTACCTTATCTCGATCGGGTAATTAGTAAGTTTCCTAAACAAGCTGGGACTGCACTGGTACAAAAAGCCAAAATTCTCGAAACCCTCAAGGATCAAAAGTCAGCTAGCGCGGCGTGGCAATTACTCATAGCCAAGTACGGCAATTCTGATGAAGCTGCAGAATATCGTTGGAAAATCGCCCAAGATAAAGCCAAAGCCAAAGATTACGTCGGTGCTTGGCAATGGGCAGAGCCAATTGTCACCAATAATCCCAACAGTATTTTAGCTCCCAGAGCCGGCTTTTGGGTCGGTAAATGGGCAGCTTCACTAGGCAAACAGCAGGAATCTCAAACTGCTTATAATTATGTAATTAGTCAGTTTCCCTACTCTTACTATGCATGGCGAGCAGCCAATATGCAGGGGCTAAATGTCGGCAACTTCGACAACGTGCGCGTCATGAACCCAGAAGTAATCGCACCCCAGCGTTCATTACCACCGGCTGGTTCTGAGACTTTCAAAGAATTATATTTGTTGGGTCAAGACCGCGATGCCTGGTTACAATGGGAAACGGAATTTCAGAATAAAATTCAGCCAACGGTAGCAGAGCAATTTACTGAAGGGTTGATGCGACAGGCGAAGGGTGAAAATCTCATCGGAATTGACAAAATTTCTAAATTAGAAGATCGGGAAATACCAGCAGAACTTGCCCAATATCAAACTCTGAGCAAACAGATCGCCTACTGGCAAGCCCGTTACCCATTTCCCTATCTCCGAGAGACTGAAAAATGGTCTATTGAGCGTAAACTCAATCCTTTGCTAGTCACTGCTCTAATGCGTCAAGAGTCACGGTTTGAGCCAAAAATCAAATCCGTCGCTGATGCTACTGGCTTAATGCAGTTGTTGCCCAGTACAGCTAAATGGATCGCCCCACAAATTAAGGTGGATATCAAAACAATAAACCTGGAAAATCCCAACGATAATATTATGCTGGGTACTTGGTATTTGGATCATACCCATCAGCAATATAACAATAACTCGCTGTTAGCGATCGCCAGTTACAATGCGGGCCCCGGTAATGTCTCCAAATGGCTGCAAACTCTAACTACACAAGATCCAGATGAGTTTGTTGAACAAATTCCCTTTGATGAAACCAAAAATTATGTGCGTCAGGTATTTGGCAACTATTGGAATTATTTGAGACTTTACAACCCTGAAATTTCTGGAGTCGTAGCAAAGTACTCTACTACACATCCAAAATTACCGGCGCAGTGA
- a CDS encoding MATE family efflux transporter, which produces MELASKEFKSELILEVQACLQLAVPLVITQILEAGIPLLDGVMMGLLNSQALAAGALGAVTFSTLASVCRSILSAVGVSVANAFGGGKIDQVSRATGQGIWLAVTMCLPVMFIIWHFDYILLLTGQEESNVLLAQTYLRSIVWSFPAALGFCILKEVSSALNRPQFLAVITVSGLLLNAVANYVLMFGKFGFPALGLAGIGWGSTLIFWLNFIAAVSWVCLDDYFKDYQLHRALHQFDKDMFVDIFQTGWFLGLQYGAEIGVFTATALMMGWFGTETLAAHEITVETESFVETVSIGISYAITMRVGQLRGQNDLKGASIAGFVCIALVTPIVTIVGLIFLLFPNYIVAMYLDTSNLDNVEIVKTATSFLAVGALVQIFYSIQTIAAGALIGLKDTKIPVLIAMFAYWGVGLGGGYLMTFTLGWGAIGLWLGLALGLLMGAVLLTWRFYLLTSDIASKSCSET; this is translated from the coding sequence ATGGAGTTAGCTTCAAAAGAATTTAAGTCAGAACTGATATTAGAAGTCCAAGCCTGCCTGCAATTGGCAGTTCCTCTGGTAATTACTCAAATATTAGAAGCGGGCATTCCTTTATTGGATGGGGTGATGATGGGCTTACTTAACAGCCAAGCCTTAGCTGCGGGTGCTTTAGGTGCTGTTACCTTTTCTACCCTAGCTTCCGTTTGTCGTTCTATTCTTTCAGCCGTAGGTGTGAGTGTCGCAAATGCTTTTGGTGGAGGCAAAATAGACCAAGTTAGCCGTGCTACCGGTCAAGGAATTTGGTTAGCTGTGACGATGTGCTTACCTGTGATGTTTATCATTTGGCACTTTGACTATATCCTGCTGCTGACTGGTCAAGAAGAAAGCAATGTGTTATTAGCTCAAACCTATTTGCGGTCTATTGTTTGGAGTTTTCCTGCTGCGCTCGGTTTTTGTATCTTAAAAGAAGTTAGCTCTGCTCTCAATCGCCCCCAATTCCTAGCAGTAATTACGGTATCTGGACTATTACTGAATGCAGTTGCTAATTACGTGCTAATGTTCGGTAAATTTGGTTTCCCAGCCCTTGGTTTAGCGGGTATTGGTTGGGGAAGCACACTCATTTTTTGGCTGAATTTTATTGCCGCCGTCAGTTGGGTTTGCTTGGACGACTACTTTAAAGACTACCAACTTCATCGGGCTTTGCATCAGTTCGATAAAGATATGTTTGTAGATATCTTCCAAACTGGATGGTTCTTGGGGTTGCAGTATGGAGCCGAAATTGGAGTATTCACCGCCACTGCTTTAATGATGGGGTGGTTTGGGACAGAGACGTTAGCAGCCCATGAAATTACCGTTGAGACAGAAAGTTTCGTCGAAACGGTGTCTATAGGTATTTCCTATGCCATCACAATGAGAGTAGGACAGCTGAGGGGACAAAACGATCTCAAAGGTGCAAGCATAGCTGGATTTGTCTGCATTGCCCTTGTTACTCCCATTGTTACCATTGTGGGATTAATTTTTTTGCTGTTTCCCAACTATATTGTGGCAATGTATTTGGACACCAGTAATTTGGATAATGTCGAGATAGTTAAAACGGCAACTTCTTTCCTAGCTGTGGGGGCATTAGTCCAAATATTTTATAGTATTCAGACTATTGCTGCTGGTGCATTAATCGGGTTGAAGGATACCAAAATACCAGTGTTGATCGCCATGTTCGCTTACTGGGGTGTAGGTCTAGGTGGTGGCTATCTGATGACATTCACTCTTGGTTGGGGTGCTATAGGTTTATGGTTGGGTTTAGCATTAGGGCTACTTATGGGCGCAGTGCTTTTAACTTGGCGTTTTTATCTTTTGACTTCCGATATAGCATCAAAGTCCTGCTCAGAGACGTAA